In a genomic window of Streptomyces noursei ATCC 11455:
- a CDS encoding GNAT family N-acetyltransferase, producing MEDLGPVTWPPEPIRTERLTLREPESRDRAAFVELLASPEVHTHLGGPRPRDELEREMPGAPARWPGSFVVDLDGSMIGQILLRRATGHRRPAAVGKVDLGYLFLPRAWGFGYAAEACAAALGWLAGVLPGEPVVLTTQTANVGSMRLAAKLGFTEVERFDAWGAEQWLGRWVPVTPSG from the coding sequence ATGGAAGATCTGGGCCCCGTGACGTGGCCGCCCGAGCCGATCAGGACCGAGAGGCTCACGCTGCGTGAGCCCGAGAGCCGGGACCGCGCGGCGTTTGTCGAGCTGCTCGCCTCGCCAGAGGTGCACACCCACCTCGGCGGTCCCCGGCCGCGTGATGAGCTTGAGCGCGAGATGCCCGGGGCGCCCGCGCGGTGGCCCGGGAGCTTCGTTGTCGATCTCGACGGGTCGATGATCGGCCAGATCCTGCTCAGGAGAGCAACGGGGCACCGTCGCCCGGCTGCCGTGGGGAAGGTCGATCTCGGCTACCTGTTCCTGCCGCGGGCGTGGGGATTCGGGTACGCCGCCGAGGCGTGCGCGGCGGCACTCGGCTGGCTCGCCGGCGTGCTTCCCGGCGAGCCGGTGGTGCTCACCACCCAGACCGCCAACGTCGGCTCGATGCGTCTCGCGGCGAAGCTGGGGTTCACCGAGGTGGAGCGGTTCGATGCCTGGGGCGCCGAGCAGTGGCTCGGCAGGTGGGTCCCGGTCACGCCGTCCGGTTGA